The Stenotrophomonas maltophilia genome segment TCGCGCAGCACGTCGCCGTTGTTGGCATGCAGCAGGCTGCTTACCGCCACCTTCACTTCACCGCCGGGCCCCTGCAGCGGCCAGTTGTTGCCGGCGGCCCAGTAGCTGTAGCTCAGGCACGCGTGTGCCTGCAGGTCCTGCGGGGTCTGCGGGGTGCCGCGTGCGGCCAGGTACGAGGGCGCGGCGCACAGGCTTACCCGCGATTCGCCCAGGCGGCGTGCGATCAGCGTGGGGCTGGGCTCGCGGGTGATGCGGATGGCCACGTCGTAGCCTTCCTCGACCATGTCCACCAGGCGGTCGGACAGGGCCAGGTCCAGTTCCACCTGCGGGAAGCGTTCGCGGTAGCTGGCCAGCAACGGGCCGAGGCGGGCAATGCCCCAGCTGACCGGCGCGTTGATGCGCAGCGTGCCCGAGGGCTCCAGCGCCTGCGCGCCGATACTGGCTTCCAGCGCGTCGAATTCGGCCAGCAGGCGCACGCACTGGGCGTAGTAGGCCGCGCCGGCACTGGTTGGGCTGACCCGGCGCGTGGTGCGGTGGAGCAGGCGGGTGGACAGGCGCTTTTCCAGCGCCGCGACCTGGCGCGTGACGCCGGCGGTGGACATGTCCAGGGCCTGGGCGGCGGCACTGAAGCCGTTGCGCTCGACCACCGCCACGAACACGCGCATCGCCTCGAGGGCGTCCATTGTTGCGCCTTGTGAAATAAATACGGTCAAACGATCGTATTTATCGGCCAGTGAAGGCGCAATAACCTGTGCCCACTCCCTTCAAGGTGCTTTGCCATGCACACCACGACCGCTCCTGTTTCGCCGCTGGCGCCGTATGGCGCCACCCTGCTGCGCCTGGCTCTGGGCGTGCTGTTCCTGGTCCACGCACTGACCAAGCTGCTGGTTTTCACCCCGGCCGGTACGGCGGCGTTCTTCGAGTCTCTGGGCCTGCCCGGTGTGCTCGGCTACCTCACCATCGGCGTCGAACTGGTGATCACCGTCGCGCTGCTGCTGGGCATCTACGCACGCTGGGTGGGCCTGGTCGGCGTGCCGCTGCTGCTGGGCACCATCGTCACCGTGCACGGCGCCAACGGCTTCGGTTTCGCCAATGCTGGCGGCGGCTGGGAATACCCGGCGTTCTGGGCGCTGGCGCTGGTGGTGCTGTTCCTGCTCGGCGATGGCAAGTGGACCCTGCGTTCGCGCTGATCGCCGCCTGATCCTGCAACTGGAGAATTCCATGTCCCGCCTGCCTTCGCTGTACATCTCCCATGGTTCGCCGATGACTGCCCTGCAGCCGGGCCAGGTTGGCGTGCGCCTGGCCGAGCTGGCGCGCGATCTGCCGACGCCACGCGCCATCGTGATGGCCTCGGCGCACTGGCTGGGCCGGCAGCCGCTGGTCGGTGCGCATCCGCAGCCGCCGACCATCCACGACTTTGGTGGCTTCCCGCGCGCGTTGTTCGAACTGCAGTACCCGGCACCGGGTGATCCGGCACTGGCCGAAGAAGTGGCCGGCCGCATCGCCGCCGCAGGCCTGCCAGTGGCCATCGACCCGCAGCGTGGCCTCGACCACGGCGCGTGGGTACCGCTGCGGCTGTTGCGCCCTCAGGCGGACATCCCGGTGGTGCCGGTGTCGATCCAGCCGCTGCTCGGCCCCGAGCATCAGTTCGCGCTGGGCCGTGCGCTGGCGCCGCTGCGCGAACAGGGCGTGCTGCTGGTCGGCTCCGGAAGCATCACCCACAACCTGCACGACTGGGGCGACTACCAGGACGGCAAGGAAGCGCCGTACGTGCGGCCCTTCATCGAATGGGTGGAGCAGCGCCTGGCCGCCGATGACCGCCAGGCCCTGCTGGATTACCGCCGGCAGGCGCCGTTCGCCGAACGCGCGCACCCGACCGACGAGCACCTGCTGCCGCTGTTCTTTGCAATGGGCGCGGCCGGCGAGGGCGGTTTCGGTGCGCGTCGCATCGATGCCGGCATCGATGCCGGCTTCCTTGCCATGGATCTGTACCGCTTCGACGGGGCATGAGCCGGGGCTGACGCGCGGCGGCCCCGGCCGTCGCGGCCATGGGCGCATGTGGTAGTTTTTTCCGGGTTTCCGGCGCTGGCCTCCAAGCCTCCCCACGCGCCGCTTCCTGGAAGAAGCATGCATACCATTGAAGTCGTCCTGGCGATGCTGGTGGCCGTTGTCGCCAGCGGCTACCTGGTTCGCGTCCTGCCGTTCTCGTTGCCGCTGCCGCTGGTGCAGATCGGCCTGGGTGCGGTCATCGCCGGGGTGTTCAACCGTGGCCACGCGCTGGAGCCGGAAGTGTTCTTCCTGCTGTTCCTGCCGCCACTGCTGTTCCTCGATGGCTGGCGCATTCCCAAGCAGGGCCTGTTCCGCGACAAGGGCGCGATCCTCGAACTGGCGTTCGGCCTGGTGGTGTTCACCGTCATCGGCGCCGGCTTCCTGATCCACTGGTTGATTCCGGTGATGCCGCTGGCGGTGTGCTTCGCGCTGGCGGCCATCGTCTCGCCGACCGACCCGGTGGCGGTGGGCGCGATCGCTTCGAAGGCGCCGATTCCCAAGCGCCTGATGCACATCCTGGAAGGCGAGTCGCTGCTGAACGATGCCTCGGGCCTGGTCTGCTTCCGCTTCGCGGTGGCGGCGGTGATGACCGGCACCTTCTCGCTGGCCACGGCCTCGCTGACCTTCGTGTGGGTGGCGGTGGCGGGATTGGCGGTGGGCGTGGCGGTGACGCTGGGTGTGTCCACCTTCCAGCGCTGGCTGTGGCGCCGCTTTGGCGAGGAGCCCGGCGCGGCGATGCTGGTCAACCTGCTCATTCCGTTCGCGGCCTACCTGCTGGCCGAAGAGATCCATGCCTCGGGTATCCTCGCCGCGGTCGCCGCCGGTATCGCGATGAGCTATGTCGAGCTGACCGGTCGCGTCTCCGGCAGCATGCGCGTGCAGCGCGCCGGGGTCTGGAACATGCTGCAGTTCAGCTTCAACGGCATCATGTTCGTGCTGCTGGGCGAGCAGCTGCCGGGCATCGTCGAACGCGCCACCACCACCATGAACGAGACCGGCCACCAGAGTGCGTGGTGGCTGCTGGTGTATGTGGTGGTGATCAATCTGGCACTGGTCGTGCTGCGCCTGTTGTGGGTGTGGTTGTCGCTGCGCTGGAACCTGCTGCGCGCGCGCCGTCGCGGCCTGGAGCGGGGCGAGGCACCGAACTGGCGCATCGTGGTGGCGACCTCGGTGGCCGGCGTGCGCGGTGCGATCACCCTGGCCGGTGTGTTGACCCTGCCGCTGTTCCTGCCCGACGGCAGTGCGTTCCCGGCGCGTGACCTGGTGATCTTCCTGGCCGCATCGGTGATCCTGTTCTCGCTGCTGGGCGCCAGCATCGCGCTGCCACAGCTGCTGAAGGGCCTGCAGCTTCCGGCTGACTCGGGCGAGCGCAAGGAAGAGGACCTGGCACGCCGGCTGTCGTCGAAGGCCGCGCTGGCCGGGGTCGAGCGCATGCGCCAGCAGCTGGTGATGAACCAGAACACCGAGAACGTGCAGCTGTACAACGACGCCGCCTCGCGGGTGAGCCTGCTCTACCAGCGGCACCTGGAGCGCGACAGTGATGGGCCCGACGTGGACCCGGAGAAGGTACGGCGCATGGAAATGGGCTACCGCCAGCTGCGCAGCGCCGGCCTCAATGCCGAGCGCGAGGAGCTGTTCCGGTTGACCCGGCGCGGGGTGATCTCCGATGAGATCTCGCGGCGCCTGATCCGCAACCTGGACCTGCTGGAATCGCGCAAGCGCGAATGACCCTGTACCCCGGGTGGGTGCGGACCTTGGTCCGCGTTGATCGGGGTCAGATCCCTTTCCGCAGGAAAGGGATCTGACCCCAGGATCCGGGAGCCGTGCTTATTCCGGCTTCTGGTCCAGGAAATACACCTCGACCTTGCCCTTGACCTTGATGGTCATCGGGTTGCCGCGGCGGTCGCGGGCCTTGCCGGCCTGCACGCGGATCCAGCCTTCGCTGACCGAGTATTCCTCGACGTTGTCACGCTCGACGTCGTTGAAACGCACGCCGACGCCGCGCTCCAGCGCCTGCGCATCATGGAAGGGGCTGGCCGGGTTGATCGCCAGGTGGTCGGGAGGGGTATCGCTCATCGCTTCATTCACAGTGACGGCCACCAAGGCCGGCTTCAGCGGCACAGGATAAACCGTAGAATGCCGGCCTGCCCCAGAGGAGGTTCCGCCATGCCCGACAACAGCGACTATTTCGACTTCGAGGAAGACATCCACGACTTCGACGAAGATGGCTTCGAGGCACGGGTCTGGAACCTGCTGGTGCTGATCAACCCGGGCGACGAGGAACTGGCCCTGCAGCAGTTCAACCGCTGGCGCGAACACCTGGCCGAGGACGGGCAGCCGCTGGAAGCGGACAGCGACTGGCTGCCGGCCCTGTTCACGGCCATCGCCTGGCAGTCCGGTTTCGAGGTCGAGCGTGATGATCTGGAATCGCTGCAGTCGGCAGTGAACGAGCTGTCGGCGCGCTTCAACCTGCAGCTGGACTGGGGCGGCGACCTGGATGACGAGGACTTCGCCGAAGGCCTGGACGGCGTGCAGCTGATGTCCACCGCCTTCGACCGCCTGCGCGAGCACAACTACACGCTGTGGAGCGTGGATGCCGGCAGCGACGGCTTCACCGGCGTGATGGCGCTGACCCGCGACGACGACGCAATGCTGGCGCTGTGCTCGCTGCTGAACGTGGAAATCCGCCTGGGCAGCGACCCGTTCTGAGCGATGGGCCGATCCGCCCGGCACGACCCGGCGGGGACGATCTGCTGGGCGCGGCCTGACGGGTTGATCCGCTGGAGACGACCCGACGGGGTAGCGTCGACTGTTAGTCGACTGCTCTCCCATCCGGCCGCGAGAACCCCGCGCTGCGCGCGATAGTCGACTGACAGTCGACTCTACCCGGTCGGTGCCGGTTGGTGTCCGGCGAACCCGCGACGTGGCCTACGGCCGGTACTGCGCCCTGGCGTTGGCAATCACCGTTTTGACCAGTTCACGGTCGGTGTGCCGTGAGATCGCCCGCGCACCGAGCGCGATCGCCTGTGCGCGCAGCTCGGAAGTGACATCGTAGTGGGCACCGCTGGCCTTGTTCTGGAAGGCCCGCGGGGGAATGCCGAGCTGCGCCGCCATCGCGTGCAGCTCGGCCAGGGTGTCGGCCATCAGGTGCGCCCAGCGCTGTCCGCGCCAGGGATGCACCGCGTCATCGACGTAGACCGTCACCGCCGCGGCCGGTTCAGGCCTGCGGCTTGCTGTCGCTGTCAGCGGCCGGAGCGGCCTCGGCAGCGGCTTCTTCGGCCACGTCGCCCTCGGCGGCTTCGCCTTCCTCGCCTTCAGCAGCGTCGACGCCTTCGAACTCGGCAACCAGCTTGTCCAGGTACTCGTCGGCGGTCTGCTCGGATTCGGCCGCCAGGGTGTCCAGCAGCTTCTGCAGCAGTTCGGAGTACTCCAGGTTGACCTTGCGGCCTTCCTTTTCCTGCACGTTGGCCAGGTGCTTGAGCATGGCCAGCATCGGCACCGGGTTCTCGGCATTGCCCATGGTCTGGCCGCCGATGGCCAGCAGCCACTCACGGCCCTGCAGGCCGATGGCCGCTACCACCTGGCCGTCTTCGTTGGTCAGCACGGCATGGTTCTGCACCTGCTGCTGGGCATTCAGGCGGAGGAACGGGCGCTTGGCCTGCTGCTTCTTGCGCTTGTCGCGCTTGGCCTTGGAGTTCTGGGA includes the following:
- a CDS encoding DUF4031 domain-containing protein, yielding MTVYVDDAVHPWRGQRWAHLMADTLAELHAMAAQLGIPPRAFQNKASGAHYDVTSELRAQAIALGARAISRHTDRELVKTVIANARAQYRP
- a CDS encoding DoxX family protein; protein product: MHTTTAPVSPLAPYGATLLRLALGVLFLVHALTKLLVFTPAGTAAFFESLGLPGVLGYLTIGVELVITVALLLGIYARWVGLVGVPLLLGTIVTVHGANGFGFANAGGGWEYPAFWALALVVLFLLGDGKWTLRSR
- a CDS encoding DUF3297 family protein encodes the protein MSDTPPDHLAINPASPFHDAQALERGVGVRFNDVERDNVEEYSVSEGWIRVQAGKARDRRGNPMTIKVKGKVEVYFLDQKPE
- a CDS encoding dioxygenase family protein; the encoded protein is MSRLPSLYISHGSPMTALQPGQVGVRLAELARDLPTPRAIVMASAHWLGRQPLVGAHPQPPTIHDFGGFPRALFELQYPAPGDPALAEEVAGRIAAAGLPVAIDPQRGLDHGAWVPLRLLRPQADIPVVPVSIQPLLGPEHQFALGRALAPLREQGVLLVGSGSITHNLHDWGDYQDGKEAPYVRPFIEWVEQRLAADDRQALLDYRRQAPFAERAHPTDEHLLPLFFAMGAAGEGGFGARRIDAGIDAGFLAMDLYRFDGA
- a CDS encoding Na+/H+ antiporter; this encodes MHTIEVVLAMLVAVVASGYLVRVLPFSLPLPLVQIGLGAVIAGVFNRGHALEPEVFFLLFLPPLLFLDGWRIPKQGLFRDKGAILELAFGLVVFTVIGAGFLIHWLIPVMPLAVCFALAAIVSPTDPVAVGAIASKAPIPKRLMHILEGESLLNDASGLVCFRFAVAAVMTGTFSLATASLTFVWVAVAGLAVGVAVTLGVSTFQRWLWRRFGEEPGAAMLVNLLIPFAAYLLAEEIHASGILAAVAAGIAMSYVELTGRVSGSMRVQRAGVWNMLQFSFNGIMFVLLGEQLPGIVERATTTMNETGHQSAWWLLVYVVVINLALVVLRLLWVWLSLRWNLLRARRRGLERGEAPNWRIVVATSVAGVRGAITLAGVLTLPLFLPDGSAFPARDLVIFLAASVILFSLLGASIALPQLLKGLQLPADSGERKEEDLARRLSSKAALAGVERMRQQLVMNQNTENVQLYNDAASRVSLLYQRHLERDSDGPDVDPEKVRRMEMGYRQLRSAGLNAEREELFRLTRRGVISDEISRRLIRNLDLLESRKRE
- a CDS encoding LysR family transcriptional regulator; the encoded protein is MDALEAMRVFVAVVERNGFSAAAQALDMSTAGVTRQVAALEKRLSTRLLHRTTRRVSPTSAGAAYYAQCVRLLAEFDALEASIGAQALEPSGTLRINAPVSWGIARLGPLLASYRERFPQVELDLALSDRLVDMVEEGYDVAIRITREPSPTLIARRLGESRVSLCAAPSYLAARGTPQTPQDLQAHACLSYSYWAAGNNWPLQGPGGEVKVAVSSLLHANNGDVLREAAIAGMGVILQPDFLLEDALADGRLVRILPEWEASPIGIFAVYTSRSHLAPKVRSFIDHLVEAGV
- a CDS encoding DUF6630 family protein, encoding MPDNSDYFDFEEDIHDFDEDGFEARVWNLLVLINPGDEELALQQFNRWREHLAEDGQPLEADSDWLPALFTAIAWQSGFEVERDDLESLQSAVNELSARFNLQLDWGGDLDDEDFAEGLDGVQLMSTAFDRLREHNYTLWSVDAGSDGFTGVMALTRDDDAMLALCSLLNVEIRLGSDPF